From the Gymnogyps californianus isolate 813 chromosome 2, ASM1813914v2, whole genome shotgun sequence genome, one window contains:
- the RBM48 gene encoding RNA-binding protein 48, translated as MAASSSSGGGGGGGGGLGDACKHHAQLGVCESRAKYREGRRPRAVKVYTINLESRYLLIQGVPALGVMKELVEQFALYGAIEEYHALDEYPAEQFTEVYLIKFQKLQCARVAKKKMDERSFFGSLLHVCYAPEFETVQETREKLQDRRKYIAKATNQRDCFVVKKVEGPKKTVSKNSEHDCPQRTSGSCGASNWDPSCFTSSHRVSHNTGYPSGNHNRSLLSFPQCDNNCAETSGYFGQNTSLTLSVHPGGHTPPTSLMQQRTVPIDNGVDRFMPRTTHLQERKRKREEGNKFSLIGTSVDNTEVIIGPQLPEIPKVDMDDESLNTSATLIRNKLKEVADSVSRTSVEKPESSSAKPLVKQRRRI; from the exons ATGGCggcgagcagcagcagcggcggcggcggcggcggcggcggcgggctggGCGATGCCTGCAAGCACCACGCGCAGCTGGGGGTCTGCGAGTCGCGCGCCAAGTACCGGGAGGGGCGGAGACCGCGCGCCGTGAAG gtttataCTATCAACTTGGAATCTCGTTATTTACTAATACAAGGAGTTCCTGCGTTAGGTGTTATGAAGGAATTAGTTGAACAATTTGCATTATATGGTGCCATTGAAGAGTATCATGCTCTAGATGAATATCCAGCAGAGCAATTTACTGAAGTTTATCTTATAAAATTCCAAAAACTGCAGTGTGCAAG GGTggccaagaaaaaaatggatgaaCGAAGTTTCTTTGGTAGTTTGCTCCATGTGTGCTATGCTCCAGAATTTGAAACAGTCCAGGAAACTAGGGAGAAGTTGCAGGATAGAAGAAAGTATATAGCAAAAGCAACAAATCAAAGAG atTGCTTTGTGGTAAAGAAAGTAGAGGGGCCTAAGAAGACAGTCTCAAAGAACTCCGAGCATGACTGTCCACAGAGAACGTCAGGATCATGTGGAGCCAGTAACTGGGATCCATCCTGCTTTACAAGTTCTCACAGAGTATCCCACAACACAGGGTATCCATCTGGGAATCATAATCGGAGCCTGTTGTCATTTCCCCAGTGTGATAACAATTGTGCTGAAACTTCTGGGTACTTTGGTCAAAACACATCCCTAACTCTAAGTGTACATCCGGGAGGACATACTCCACCAACTTCCCTAATGCAGCAAAGAACGGTTCCGATTGATAATGGAGTTGATAGGTTTATGCCTCGTACAACTCACCTGCAAGAACgtaagaggaagagagaagaaggTAACAAGTTTTCCCTCATCGGAACAAGTGTGGACAATACTGAAGTCATTATTGGCCCACAGCTACCAGAAATACCTAAAGTGGATATGGATGATGAGTCATTGAATACTTCAGCTACATTAATTCgaaataaactgaaagag GTAGCAGATTCTGTTTCAAGAACATCTGTGGAAAAGCCAGAGAGTAGCTCAGCCAAACCACTTGtaaagcagagaagaagaatATAG